GGGGAGGGAAAGAATAGAAGTCGAGAGAAGAGGGGATCTAGTGAGTGGGGAAAGGTGATTGGTCGATGTCTCGCGTCGGTGGAGGCCTTGAAAACCCGATGGATCTCTCCGTTCCCTTCAGTCGTTCCCGCTCAGGATGGAGGGTGATGGCAATCTCCCTCCAGGGGAGGGCGCCGACCCATTGCCTTCCCCATACAGGCCACCGGGGGCTCCTCGAAAACCTTCGGCTCATGGCACATCATAGATGTGCCTGCTCAGGAAATCTCCGATTTCCTGTGTTCTCGAACTCGCTACGCTCGTTGCCCCCGGACCCCCACCTGCGATTGGCCCGGGGAAGGGCGGATGTGATCACGAGGGGGGGAAATTGCCATCCCACCCCTAATCCTGAGCGGAGTGCGACCGAAGGGAGTCGAGAAGACGAAGTCTTCGCTGTCCGAACGAAGGGAGGTCAAGAAGGTCGAAGACCTTCACTGTGGTCCCCCGGCGCGAGCGTACGGGAAGGCACGTTGACCGGCAGACCCCACAAAACAATTTTCATGGAGTATGCTTGAGTCCCCGGGACTCACGCCTGATTCTACAAAACCTATGAGTACTTCACCCGATCCAAAAAAGAAAAATCGGCTCTGTAGAAACCCTTGCGGGAAAGTACTTCCTGAAGTGATAGGGGAAAATTCCATTCAGAAGTGCCTGCGCCGGGGGGGCTGCCGCTCAAAAAACTACGTTTTTCTCATACTCACTTCGTTCGCACCCTGCCATTACGATAGGGGCCGGGATGGCCTCCTCCTCCAAAACTCCGACCCTTTCTTCCCGGGACCAATCCTCGCGCGGGGAACGAGCGTCAGCGAGTTCGAGAAGACGGAGTCTTCGAGGTCCGGGGGCAAAAGTCCCCCGGCGAACGGGAAGGCAGAGGATCAGCACGCATTATCAACCGATATAGGAGGATTTCTACAGAGCCAAAAATCCCGAAAACCCCGTCCCCTCACAACTCGAAAGTCTCGCCGTCCATCGCAAGGTGGGGGGTGTCCCAGGGGATGAGGTGAGAGGCGTGGGTGCAACGGAAGTCCTTTGGCCTGAGTTCTTCCGCCATCTTCAGGGCGTCGGCATAGTTCATGTGCTTGGTGATGGTATACCCCGGCGGGACGATGGCGTCGAGGACCAGGAGGTCGGCACCCGCGAGAGCCTCTTTCGTCGCCGCCGGCATGCGGTCGTTTGTGTCGGAGGTGAGGGCGAGCACCGCCCCGTCATGCTCGATGCGGACGCCATAGGTCGGCATCGGCGGGTGGTCCACCGTCAGGAGGGTGACCTCCGCGCCGAAGAGGGAGAAAGGCCGGTACGGTTCGACGGCGTGCTCTTCGAGAGAGAGAAAAGAGAAGACCGAGCCCGCATAGTCGAGAGTAGGGGCGGCGGCATAGACCGGCGGCACCTTCTGCACCCGGTAGAACTCGCCGTAGCCCATGAAGTGATCATAATGGCCGTGGGTCCAGATCACGGCGTCGATGTGTGGCGAACCGGCGGCGATGAGCTGGGCCCTGAGGTCGGGGCCGGTGTCCACCAGAATGTGCTTCTCCCCGACCTCCACAAGGACGGCCGCTCTCAGGCGTTGCCTGCCGGTGTGGCTGGCCCCGGCGCAGACCGGGCACGAACACCCGATCTTCGGTGTCCCGATGGCGTCCCCGGTCCCGAGCAGCGTGACCTTCATCCTATCCCCACGAACAGTTCCGGATCAGGTTGCGGTTCTCCACCGTCAGGAGGCCGCACTCGAGATCATTCTGGGAGATCGTCCGCCGCTTATCCATCAGGGCGTTCAGCACTGCCTCCTTCAGCATCATCTTCAGGTCGGCGCCGGAAAAGCCTTCTGTCCGCGCCGCGACACCGGCAAGGTCGCAGTCGCAGTCGAGGGAGCGGGCGAAAGTCGCCAGGATCGCCGCCCGCATCGCCTGGTCAGGGAGAGAGAACTCGACAACCTCATCGAAACGCCGCCACGCCGCCTGGTCAAGGAGTTGCGGGTGGTTCGTCGCCCCGATCATGACCACGCCATTTTTGACCAGACTGATCTTGTCGATGTTTTTCAGGAGCATGTTGACGGCCCGCTTCATCGCCCCGTGGTCGTCGGAGACCCGACTCTTCGCGACAAAGTCGAACTCGTCGATGAAGAGGATGCAGGGGGAGAGACTCTTTGCAATCTCGAAAATTCTGTCGATATTCTTCGAGGTCTCGCCGAGGTACTGGGAGGTGACCATGGAGAGGCGGACTTCGAGCACCGGCATGTGGAGTTCGTGGCAGATGGCAAGGGCGAGGGAGGTCTTGCCCGTGCCGGGCGGTCCGACGAAGAGGAGTTTGCCGACCTCGGAGATGTTGTGGGCGCGGAGGAAGTCGCGGTTCTCGATCACCGTTCCTATCCTGGCGATCACCTCCTTCTGCGCGCCGGTGCAGACGATACCGTCCATCTGCTGCTCGATCTCTTCGGGGGCGCTGACGATGACGAGTTCCAGCGCTTCTTTGAAATGCTCGTCTTTATCGGTCAATTGTGCAACCCGCCGGTCAAGGGAGAGGCGGGAATCGGAGAAACGGGGGTTTTTCGCCCGCACGTCCTCGTACCTGAGGTTGAGGGAATCGAAGTTTCCTATATAGAAGGCGAGCGCCGGGTTCTTCGCCACCTGCTCCTTTCCGCCATGACCGGCGAACCATTCGGCCCCGGCCTTGAGGTCGGTGATATGATAATGGAGGTTGAGGGTGTCAAAATCGACGAAGGGATTTTTGAGAAGTTTTTTGACCGCCTCATCGGTCGTCCCGGGTGCCCTCTTGAGGAGGGCCTCTGTGATGACGAGAGGACGCTTGATCTCAGCCGCTTCCGGGGAGGGGAGGAAGAGGGACCGGCACTGGGGAGGGAGGTCTTCCATGTCCAGCTGGGGGTTCTTGTTATACACCTCAGCCGTCAGGAGATATTCCATCAGCCGGATGACATCGTCTCTGCTCTCTGCGCACGACATGGATGTAACATTTCCTATAGTGGATGTGGTCCGATAATACTATCTCACCTGGTCGTCACGACGCAGCCGTCTGCCGTGACGATGAGGGTGTGCTCTGCCTGCGAAACGAAGGAGCCCGGGACGTCGTGGAGGACGGGGTAGCCGTAGACCACGCCGCTCCGGACCAGTGCCGAAAGGGCGATCTCGATTTTGTCCTGGGGGAGCCAGCGGCGAGAAAACGGCATGCCGCGGCGGTCACGGACCTGTTCGAGGATGCGCTTTGCCGAGGGGAGGCGGGTCGGCTTTACGGCAAGCTGCTGGTAGATCTCGATCCTGGACCGATCGCAGACGCGGCCGCTGCCGGTGGTGGCGAAGGGCTCGATCGCTATGGCCATCCCTTCTTCGAGGACGGCACCGCCGACGATGCCGACATTCGGGATCGTCGGGTCGGTGTGAATGGAGTACGGAGCAAGGCCGTGGCCGGTGAGGTTTGCAACAGGCAGGAAGCCCCGACCTTCGATCTCGGCCTGGACTGCGGCGCCGATCTCACCGGTGGTGACGCCGGGACGGACCAGGGCGATCGCCCGGTCGAGGGCGGCCCGCGACGCGGCGACCAGGGCCTCGTGGCCGCCGAGGTCGACCGAGAGGGCGGTGTCGGCGATCCTGCCCTCGAGGGCGACGCCGAGGTCGAGTTTGACCAGGTCGCCCGTGGCAAAGATCCTTTCGTCGCCGGCCGAGGCGGTGTCGTGGGCGGCGTCCTCGTTCCGGGAGAGGTTGAGGGGGAACGCGATCTCGGCACCCGCGTCCAGGATCATTCCTTCTACCGTCTCGACGACGTCGAGGACGGGTGCGCCGACTTTCACCATGCCCGCCCCTTCGTTCAGTATCTTCTGTGCGATTTTTCCTGCTTCCAGGTAGAGTTCCATTTCTTCGTCAGTCATACGATCAGGTTCCTTGGATAGTTGGTGAAGCGGTCAAAGCCCTCTGTGGTGACGGCACCCATGTCCTCGATACGTATCCCGCCGATGCCCGGATAATAGAGGCCGGGCTCGACGGTGACGACATTGCCGGCTTCGAGGGGACCGCCTGAGGGGGAGAGAGAGGGGCCCTCGTGGATCTCAAGTCCGACGCCGTGGCCCAGGGAGTGGACAAAGCCCTTTGTATCGCTCTCATAGCCCCGTTCTGTGAAGAATGCGACGACGGCGTTGTGGACGGCGGCACCCCGCACGCCCGCGGCGATGAGGGAGACGCCGAGCGCCTGGGCCGCGGCGACGGTGTCGTACATCTCCGCAATCTCGGGGGAGGGTTCGCCCTTCACGACTGTTCGGGTCATGTCGGCATAGTAGCCTGTGGCGTCGTCCCGCGGGAAGAGGTCGATGACGACGGGTTCGTCCTCGATGAGGGGGCCGTCGCCCTGCCTGTGGGGCATGGCCGTTTCCTTTCCGCAGGAGACGATCGTCTCCTTCGCGGTGTAGCCCCTTTCCATCAGGAAGAGGTGCATCGCGGTCCTGACCCGCCCCGACGTGAGGGGGGCGCCGTCGAGGTGCAGGACACCGTTCTGTGCAGTCGACCGGCGGATCATCGAGATGCCGAGGTCCATCGCCTCTTCGGTCGCTCTCTGCGCCGCCCGGATGGCGGCGAGTTCCTTCGAGGTCTTGACGGCACGCATCGCGCTGACGGCCCCGGCACCGTCGATTTCGACGCCGGCGTACTCCTCCAGGAGGCGGCCAAGCCCATACGGAAAGGTGCGGGGGACGAGGACCTTCCCCCCGGCGAGGGATGCGGCGGTGCGCGCGAGCGCTTTCCAGGCATCCTTCTCCTCGTCGAGATATTTCAGGAAGCCTGCCCCGGCACGGGTAATGGGCGCGGCAGACGACTCGGTCGCCGCCCGCTCATACTCCATCTGGGGCACGACGAGGAGCCCACGCTCACCTTTCCGCTTCACGTACAGGAGGGGGTCGGAGACCTGGAAACGGGTGAGGTAGCGGAAGTCGGCGTCGTCCGAGGAGGCGTAGAGGACATAGGCCGCACAGTCCGCCGCAGCGAGAGCATTGTCAAGGCTTTCCATGCAATCATCCTGGTCCGGGCCATCGGCCCGGCAGTACTGTGTATCTATGGATGGATGATTACAAGAAATTACGCTTCTTTGCACACAAAAAAAGCATGGATGGTGAAATTTCCATACCATCTTTCGGAGAAGGGTGTGAATTATTCATTTTCTACGACATAGTCCTGGAGGACATCCTCCACACCGGCCCGGATCAATGTACGCAGACCCTCACCCCTGAACTCGGATCGCAGAGCGTCCCGGATCACCGCCTGTCCTTCAGGGCCGCGGAGATACCCTGCGATCCGATCGTCAATCGTTTCGAGGACCTTAGACCTCGTCATCTCCTGGTATAACAGAGACCGTACAAATTCCGAATCATTATAAAAACCACGATTTTTTGCTTCATGGGATATCCATTCCTTCAACTCTCCGGGAATCCGGATGCCCACGCGGTAGTCAGCCTGATCAGTGGTCATTGAATGACCAATCTTCATTGTCTCAAGAGATAGGTATTATCCATGCCGATTTCCACCTCGTTTGCCAGTCGTTCGACGGAGACAAACGTATATATAACATAAACTATAAGTGACATTCATGCCCCCCACACGCGCGATATGGCGACCGAATAGCGTACACACCGATCTGGTTTGTCCATCGGTGTCTCCATCCACCGGCAGACAGGTGAGAGTATGAACGGCAAAAGAACCTGCAGTCCCCCTCACTCTGGAGACCGGATGGCTGACAAAAAAAATAGCACGACCAAAGAATTGAACGGCACTTTATCGGATTTCATTCTCCGCGCTCTCGGAGATCGCCACGAAAGATCCGGGAACTCCCGAAAACGCATCCCCTGATATCGGGTGCACCGAATTTTCCCCCATGGACGCATGAAAACTACTTCAACAAGCACGCACAAGTACGATCGATGGAGGACGCCGATAAGCAGGTCTTCAAATGGAGGTTCTGGAAACTGACGATAGTCCTGAACATCATCATCATCCTCGTCGCTCTCGCCATAGGCCTCTTCTTCAAACTGCCCCCGCCAACCGGCCCGGCGGTTGCAGCGGTGCTCATCCTCGTCGACCTCCCCCTGATCTGGTACTTCAGGAAGGACTACTACAGGACAAAGGCCTGGCTTGACGTGCATGCCGGTCCCTCCAGGAAGGAGGAGAAAGAT
This window of the Methanofollis ethanolicus genome carries:
- a CDS encoding ATP-binding protein, which produces MSCAESRDDVIRLMEYLLTAEVYNKNPQLDMEDLPPQCRSLFLPSPEAAEIKRPLVITEALLKRAPGTTDEAVKKLLKNPFVDFDTLNLHYHITDLKAGAEWFAGHGGKEQVAKNPALAFYIGNFDSLNLRYEDVRAKNPRFSDSRLSLDRRVAQLTDKDEHFKEALELVIVSAPEEIEQQMDGIVCTGAQKEVIARIGTVIENRDFLRAHNISEVGKLLFVGPPGTGKTSLALAICHELHMPVLEVRLSMVTSQYLGETSKNIDRIFEIAKSLSPCILFIDEFDFVAKSRVSDDHGAMKRAVNMLLKNIDKISLVKNGVVMIGATNHPQLLDQAAWRRFDEVVEFSLPDQAMRAAILATFARSLDCDCDLAGVAARTEGFSGADLKMMLKEAVLNALMDKRRTISQNDLECGLLTVENRNLIRNCSWG
- a CDS encoding MBL fold metallo-hydrolase; translated protein: MKVTLLGTGDAIGTPKIGCSCPVCAGASHTGRQRLRAAVLVEVGEKHILVDTGPDLRAQLIAAGSPHIDAVIWTHGHYDHFMGYGEFYRVQKVPPVYAAAPTLDYAGSVFSFLSLEEHAVEPYRPFSLFGAEVTLLTVDHPPMPTYGVRIEHDGAVLALTSDTNDRMPAATKEALAGADLLVLDAIVPPGYTITKHMNYADALKMAEELRPKDFRCTHASHLIPWDTPHLAMDGETFEL
- a CDS encoding M24 family metallopeptidase, which translates into the protein MESLDNALAAADCAAYVLYASSDDADFRYLTRFQVSDPLLYVKRKGERGLLVVPQMEYERAATESSAAPITRAGAGFLKYLDEEKDAWKALARTAASLAGGKVLVPRTFPYGLGRLLEEYAGVEIDGAGAVSAMRAVKTSKELAAIRAAQRATEEAMDLGISMIRRSTAQNGVLHLDGAPLTSGRVRTAMHLFLMERGYTAKETIVSCGKETAMPHRQGDGPLIEDEPVVIDLFPRDDATGYYADMTRTVVKGEPSPEIAEMYDTVAAAQALGVSLIAAGVRGAAVHNAVVAFFTERGYESDTKGFVHSLGHGVGLEIHEGPSLSPSGGPLEAGNVVTVEPGLYYPGIGGIRIEDMGAVTTEGFDRFTNYPRNLIV
- the map gene encoding type II methionyl aminopeptidase, encoding MTDEEMELYLEAGKIAQKILNEGAGMVKVGAPVLDVVETVEGMILDAGAEIAFPLNLSRNEDAAHDTASAGDERIFATGDLVKLDLGVALEGRIADTALSVDLGGHEALVAASRAALDRAIALVRPGVTTGEIGAAVQAEIEGRGFLPVANLTGHGLAPYSIHTDPTIPNVGIVGGAVLEEGMAIAIEPFATTGSGRVCDRSRIEIYQQLAVKPTRLPSAKRILEQVRDRRGMPFSRRWLPQDKIEIALSALVRSGVVYGYPVLHDVPGSFVSQAEHTLIVTADGCVVTTR